In Scomber japonicus isolate fScoJap1 chromosome 20, fScoJap1.pri, whole genome shotgun sequence, the genomic window AGGAAATTGCAAATGAGTTCAAAGAGACCTTGAGTGTATGACAATGTGTAGTGTTGGGaagattactttggaaatgtagttgGTTACAATTACAAGTTACCCTGTTGAAAATTACTttctcaaagtaatgtaactaattacatttgattacttttcttaatttGAATGAATGCTCTCGACTGTtaaccattttcacattttaagacctGATAGTGTTACTGTTTACCTTCACCGCTGGCAAACACTCTTTGCATTGTACTACAATGTTAGGGCCCACGTCTGCTTTCTGTATGAAGTGGTGtttgcagacatcccaacttGCAAAAACTAATTTAAGGGAGTTTCGGTCCGAGGGGGGGTTACACTTGGGGTCGGTCCGGGGGAGGGGTGCGATCGGCGCGGgtataaggacgctttgctctcacgcacgctgcatttatagtcacacaaatacacacacgcgcagACACTCTCTAGTATGCACTCTGCTCATTCACTCCAGATTCAGGAGATTGAGTTTTATTTGCGGCCGTCAGGGAgtcgctatcaatatgcgggagatgggatgtctgtgtttgtatttccaaCACAGGAACGTATTCTTCTGTGCCTCCCACATGTTGCTGAGTCTGACTGAATGGCACATGACCAAAGACAGCATCAGgatctaatgtgtgtgtgtgtgtaatgtagccagagCTGGTAGTGTGTCACTAGTCACTGAACACTTTCCATACTGAATGATTTAGAGATAACTCAGACTTTACAATGttttgcaaaagaaaaagaagaccaTTAATTGACGTGAATGCTAAaaattctttattatttttacataaatatGCTGAACATGATTCCACATTTGCAAGACAATGTGTTACAGATATGTGCAGCTCTGTGAGTGCGTCTCATCATCAGTAGATGCCATAAGTGTGCTCCTTTCCATCTCTGTATCTGTCCAGATAGCGTAAAGGCTTTCCTTTAGGGAATTTGACCTGGGGAGGGTGGTACACCTCGGGCCGGATGAACTCAAACACCGGCTCCCTCATGTCTGCGGGGGAGAACATACGACAGACACACTTCAGTATTAAGACAAAAAACTATTTCTTCCTGACTCAGAACTTCTAGGAAATCTACAAAAGATGGCGCCAAGTTGTTTGATTTCTCTTTGTAAAAATCTTACGTGACCGAACATGAGCCGTATTTGTGATCATTAGCGTGACTCACTGAACGTGCTGTGAAAGGTGTTGGTGACGGATTCATCCCACTGGCACTGGAAGAACGACAGGCCTGCGGGTGTCAAATTGTCCTGGTGCTTCCTGTAGAAATCCACCGTCTTAAATGTGCGATCCTCCAGAGAATGGCTGAGGAGGAGAAACGACACTTAAATGCATACTCGTGGATAGTCTTCTACTTTTATAGCCTCATTAATTAGCTGAAAAATGTGAATCTCAAAATCCACAAACATATTCACCAAAAACTCTAAGCTtagttgtgactgtgtgtttctCACCATGGTGACGGCCTCGCATCCTCCTGGAAGTTTATTGGTCCCTCCTGCTTAAAGAGGACGTAAATGTAGCGGTGGAAGCCTGTTCCTCTGGCGGGGAAGGGGGGCAGGTAGTGACACAGCTCCTCTCCAGCCTGCACTGATCCGCCTGGTATGTTCCCCCTGAACAGGATCAAGAGAGAACACATGAGCCTCATTTTCACTGTTCACAACTCATGCTGGACATTTAGAGTCATGTTAAGATGATTTGAAGTACTTACACTAGCCAGTGCATGTATTCTGACTCATTATCCAGAAGATGCTcatctgaaaaaatatatatatatattttttaaaagtgagcAAAAGCTGAGAAGCCATGAATCATCTGTGTTGATTCCTACAAAGACTGTGTTAAAAAGGATCAAGTGGTGATTTTCTACATgttcaacaaatctcatgtttggagTCAAACCAGGAAAAAACTATGGCCTTATTCAAAAAGCTTCCCGGTACAAAGACGTTTTAAGTTACAAACCTGGTAAAGATAAGAGTTAATAATAAACATCTTAGAGCcttaagaaagagagaagtgaaaAACTGTAAAGAGTATGGAGGAGGACTTTAAGAGTTTAAGTAGAAAATTGggtgttaaaatgttttccGAGTGCTGAATGATAGTAAGTTAATGAAATGCTACAGATTAGGTGGTGCAGAGATATCCACTCACAGCTCCCACCCAACACAGTAACAATTAAAGTGATCACAACTGTAAAAACTGAGCATTTTCTGgcagctgaaaaagaaaaacacacatgctaAACAACACTGCTACTTCTATAGACTGAACAGTATTCACAGAAACTGATGACAGCTGAGCCGTTGACTCTCCTGTTAATAGCAAATACATTAAGTATCTACTACAGCAGTCTGACCTGGGCAGGTGAGCAGAAGGGTCCACAGAGAGCCCTCCTCTGCTTCAAAGCTGATTTTGGGGGCAGATGCAgcctagagaaaaaaagaacagtcaGAGAAGACACATGAATATGAGTAGGGGGTAAAATATAGACCGATACAGCCAGAAGATGCAGACAGATGTGCAAAAACTAGGCTGAGACAATCTACTATTCCTTTAACATACTTCAGTTGGTGTCAGCCGATTCCCATAATGCACTTGAGCGCTGCTGTCCTGACTGTAGGAGATCTGCAGTGAGACTAGAGGCAGAAAATGGGCCTTGGGGAAGAGATCTTTGTAGACCCCATAGTGCTCTGCCAACCTCTTCACATGAAACGGACCGCTGTTCTTCTCCCAGGTCTCTTGCACTCGATCCAGAGGAATCTTAactgtggcaaaaaaaaagagagagagaataaagatGTTACCATAAGTAGCGAGAAGaattactcatttatttcatttttttagtttgaagCTGTGTAAGATTGTTGCGGGCGATGCTTACACGTGCGAAGACGAGAAGACCTCTCCAGCTCCACGTTCTTCTTGTTCTCCTTCATCACCTGCCTCCTCTCCCTCACCTCTTTGGTCCTACGGGGTCGACAGTAAGGCAGCCCGATGTCTATTTGCTCTGCGCCTGCAACAAGATAACGAGATAAGACATCATGACGGCGTAGAAACACAGGATACGTCTCCATTTTCTACAGCTTCCTTCTTGGTTCCTCACCATGTTCAGGATCTGCGTTCTCCACGTAGCTCCTGTAGGTTTTCCACCAAGCCGGGCTGTTCATCGCCTCCTCGGCTTGTTTTAAGTAACGAGTGTAGCTGCGATATTTCTCTAACGACTTCAGGTTCTTCACGTCGATCTCCTCGTTCGGCATCGGACCCAACGGAGCAACCCGTCGACAGAGGAATGCTGTTGTGTGGAAACATCCGACAGTTAGTTAAATGAACATACTACACAGTTCTTTGGAATAGAGTGTTTACACCTGCTGTTATACATAATATTAGAGATAGCAACATTTGAATTTATTAAGGTTATCCATACCCAGCTGCTCATACATCTTACAGTGATTTATAGCAGAAAAAGCTAATTTTACATTCAACGCTGAACATAGCCTCCAATTTGAGGTTAAGGGAAACATAAATACTGAGATTGTACCCATTATTTTgctatgaaaacacaaaaaagggcGATTCCGCAGTTTTTTCAAATCTTAGTTATAATAATCTAGTACAGATTTGACAAGTTTAAGTACAGTGGCTTTTGAGCTCTTTTGACCTCTTCTAATGTGTTGTGGATGGGGAAAAAGTAGTGAAATTGCCCTTTATTGTGTTTCCCTTCATTTTCCCTTAACCGTGAATCGGAGCTAGCTTCAGCAATGTGTTTTACATATTAGAAGGATTAATATAGACATTTTAAGTCACTGTTTCTTTCCACGTAcagtattaataaaatataaacattagGCAGCTTTCATATTTGGTTGTGCTGCTGTCCCTCAAACAAACAGTGAGAAGCAGCAGTGCTCACATTAAAATGCTATTTTCTTCTTGGCGGTGTCTGATATGACATAAATTAGTATTAATGCTGAGTTTCCCGTCTCCACAGTTCTCTGTAAATCAtcgtttttttctgtggagttTGGTGAGAGAAGGTGAGAGCATGTATCTGTCAGTCAGCACGCAGGCTGTACATGCACTAGCTAACCTTACTGAAGCCCGGCACCACACTACTATTAATGAACACTAAGTCATATT contains:
- the mrpl38 gene encoding 39S ribosomal protein L38, mitochondrial, producing the protein MALRTVCTSVLRSGTDLGVNNARTFVTTAFLCRRVAPLGPMPNEEIDVKNLKSLEKYRSYTRYLKQAEEAMNSPAWWKTYRSYVENADPEHGAEQIDIGLPYCRPRRTKEVRERRQVMKENKKNVELERSSRLRTFKIPLDRVQETWEKNSGPFHVKRLAEHYGVYKDLFPKAHFLPLVSLQISYSQDSSAQVHYGNRLTPTEAASAPKISFEAEEGSLWTLLLTCPDEHLLDNESEYMHWLVGNIPGGSVQAGEELCHYLPPFPARGTGFHRYIYVLFKQEGPINFQEDARPSPCHSLEDRTFKTVDFYRKHQDNLTPAGLSFFQCQWDESVTNTFHSTFNMREPVFEFIRPEVYHPPQVKFPKGKPLRYLDRYRDGKEHTYGIY